A genomic segment from Necator americanus strain Aroian chromosome III, whole genome shotgun sequence encodes:
- a CDS encoding hypothetical protein (NECATOR_CHRIII.G9804.T1): MFGKNAIRPFLPLALYPTACVRPHHHVLNAIRLIMRRPGDRLVQPVLRSLAGSDWKRPPGQKQNLWTEVMKEDLSTLGLDRQFRRDVRCRRISNGEERIDSVQILAEDREGWAELCSKTAHLGEGAGNRVG; the protein is encoded by the exons atgtTCGGCAAAAATGCGATAAGGCCGTTTCTGCCTCTTGCACTTTACCCAACAGCCTGTGTTCGACCCCATCATCATGTTCTAAACGCAATTCGCCTCATCATGAG GAGACCAGgggatcgccttgttcaaccagttctgaggagtttggcGGGTTCTGActggaagaggccacctggCCAAAAACAGAATCTCTGGACTGAAGtgatgaaagaggacctgagcaCACTCGGgttggataggcagttcaggcgagacgtaaggtgtCGCAGGATATCGAATGGCGAGGAAAGGATTGATTCTGTACAAattctcgcagaagatcgtgaaggttgggcagagctatgttcaaagaCGGCACACCTTGGCGAAGGTGCTGGTAATCGCGTCGGGTGA